The Thalassophryne amazonica chromosome 20, fThaAma1.1, whole genome shotgun sequence sequence CGAAATCTCTCAAACGACATCAAAGTGTTAACTGGAGTGGACCATACATTTATCAGGATAAATAGTTCATGTGCATGGAGGATGGTCCAGTTACCTTTCAGTATTTGAAAAATTTACCAAGAGGACCACTGTTGCACAAACAGGAAGTGGAAGGTGTGGGACGTAGAACAGTCTGTACAGATATAAACTTCCCACTTTTTGTGTCAGCTCTGCTGGTTTTGTGTTCAGCCATGCATGCAACCTCAATGCCAATAAATATATAAGGAAAAAGGAGACAGATGTTCTTTTTGTTTTGACAGAGTCGATTTAGTGTAAGACTGCAAATCTGTTCTGTAAACTCTTTCACAAACGTGTTTATGCAGCCAGCTCCGCGCAAACAATGGGTCCAAAAATACATGACTCACGCTGCTCGCTGGTACGTTACAATATAAACAAGTGTGTTTtcctgaatgaaaaaaaaaattggccgaTACCACTCTAACGGAAAGCAGGATTTCAGGCAAACAATCCAAGTTCTGAACTAACAAAACTATTGaaaacacaacacagaggaagtTAGGAATGGTGCGGTTTGCAGAAGTCAGACGCTGCGACCtgacaaggtttttgcaaagtacTAACAAGTTTCACACACTAACAATGAGGAACTTAAACTGTCTCATACAAGAGCTGACACACAGCCACGGTGAATTTTGCAATGGCATCACAAATTCTctacaaaatgtctttttttgtttgcCGTGCCAGTTGTTAGACAAGCTTGTAGAAAATGTCTGGGAACATACAGGCAACAGAAACTCAGCTAAAGTTAGTTGCACCAGCTGACAAGTACTGTATGACTTCTGAATGTTGTCTATGAACATCATCTCTGCAGGTGTGCTGAGATCTGCGACAGAACAGATGTTTCCCAGCTATTGACCTTTGTTATATTTGCCACAGAAATGACAGTAAATGTGCAGCATTTGTCATTTAGTTTTATAATTCCACCTTTCACCTGTTTACAACTCTTATGTTAGACTAAAGAACTAGAAGTAAGTCCTAAACATTCCCTGAGGCCAACGGCACCGATGCAGATTCTATAGTGTGAGATGGAAGACAGTTTATAACTGGACAATGTCCTGGCGTTCCATGCAGGGGGAGCAGACTCTCATCCACTCTGTTGTTTACAGACTAAagactaaaaacaacaacaaaaacaagcaaaataaaACCTAGGTTTTGAACTCAAGCAGCGTAACACTTGAGTTCAACAGTTGTGACCCTGAGCGGGAACTTTCAAAGCTCATGTGACCAATATAAATttgatatgacttcatattagtgtttcataGTAGCCACGGGTGTATCCATAATCAATTTCTCAAAAGTCATCATTCTAAATGAGTATgagctttcaaggtcacccaacgtTAAAGATCATGTGAGCAATAGAAGGGTAACatgttttcatttagtttttcACACTAATCATAAGTGTATCTGTAAGCAGCTCCTCAAAATAGCAATTAAATAGCTTTCAAGGTCAAAAGTCAAACAGACCGGCGATACATGAATTCATATAAATGGGTATCTGCAACCATAGGTGAGCTTCAATTATTCTAAATATCCCCTATATATTACCAATTAGCCAAATTTTTTACCcaaagccaaaatatggccagcgggtattgcaaagactttgtgtccatccatGCTGAGCATTAGTCCATCCTATTacggccagggtcttcaaattcacagggaacattcttgggacacagaccttggacaagttcaaagatggctaaccttgacctattttaagaggtcaaaaggtcacattctgtttcctatttttatagtcatacggccgagggtattttagcattttgttAGTTTCCAAATTCAAATCACTTTATCCTTGGTTGACCCTCAATCACGCCACCAAGTTAGATCCCACTGAGATTAAAACTCTCCCCATTAATTTGTTCACATAAGGAAAGGGACAGATACACAGaaaacaatattaaaaaaaagaccaaagaaaaaagaaaggaaaacacATCATCTGCAGCAAAGTTCAAACATCCACGCACCATTCCAGTATTTGATATTTGGATATTTAGATATTCTCATTCCTCTGCTCTTCCAAGGGAACATTTTTGTCTAATTATCCTCCATAAAGCATAAATAATGAAAATTAAACACAGGTTCAGGCACCTTAACACATAACATAGGGAACCAGATCCTCGTGGTGTTCCGATGTGTACGACTCAGTAAAACATCTGTAATCTGATCATAATAACACTTTGTCTTTTCTAAAAATCTGTCTGCCTGCGCAACAACAGCTTGACAAAGCACTCCCAGTGTCCTCGGCTGGTTTTCATTAGGCTGTGGTGGTTCTGACACTTGTTTTGTGTTCCTCACAGATTGCTCATATCAATTCATACAGATTGCATGCACATGGTGCGCATGTGTGCACACTGTGTAGACACATAcacactaggcatgtggagattaatcaatacaaatcggTATCTAGCTACAAACGTGCTTGATGCGACTGCATCGattcattcaatgtgcatcagTTCAATTGATGGGTGAAATCGTGATGCATCgatcgctgcctgcttgcattgatttttttccgaggcacattgaatgcaccatggacAGAAGCcaaaaagcacatttctaccgcaaCAAACATGCAGGTCCGTGAAACAGCAGCAAGcagtcactttaagtcactcattgagagtgatgttgtcttactgtttaagttctgacagtgtgatgaaatcggttccaaatatgagggaaccGATTCCTGTTCTTTAtgttgcatttacacataacgacggcaagtcacaaatgccacaaagtatacattcttggctgctgatcacgaatgtgatgattcggggcacagGCGTCAGGTAttgtcaggaactgctgcaacctgttaccacacgttatgattaatggcacatgttgctggagaattatcaggaaccattacgcacggtcaagaataatgttccgcactgttgcatgctattgcgcgtaacagcgcatcgttaagttctgtcatgttttgAATGAGGctccacacacccccatattcaacctgtcgtcagttgctgaacaattcagatcgctccagtttgctcctcaaaatccacagcagaagaactttgtgactgcatgcttagttgagctctgtgccatggagtggcgcagagaggaggaggagatggagagagccagatgtgtggcttcacacggctctcatctcgcttgttttcccgaacatcaggcacatgcatcaGGTGGAACAGCTGCTGGAGCGCAATGAGGAGCATTGGAAGAGGCTTTTAGCCAActcggcatcactgtccttcttcagtatactgcagcaatgaaactgaatgcggtgcagcagggtttaattgtgtgcacatcagagaagaacgctgttaaggatcaccactaatcaagatggatcaacacgctcagttgtgacctccagaacggcaaaatgagggtgatgcatgacattcgtggaaaattttttgacagccaaaaacatgcttcacgaaaatcacgaatatcacgcaccaacacgcattattaagaaacctattcggatgtgttaagtcacgttaagaatgtcaggaatgtgccaagaatgacacaaatatgacattcgtaatgcaccCTGCCCATGTGTAAACACACCATTAAGTTGAATCtgctaaatttgctgcttataaggagtaaaacaaattctctgcctctagtagaatcagaagaagaagtaTGCCagtatagtaccatactgaattgcagcttcttattttctgtttaaatttttggtataatttctttgcatcatgttgaatcgcaccaaatcgcatcatatggcattgtgaggaaatgaaccgccatcatacgaggtctgtcaataaagtaacggaccattggctgggaaaaaaaaactggcttacctggagggttggaaacctaatcaccctcgaagtactctccttgggactccacacacttctcccagcggtgtcgccactgttggaagcattccaaaaacgcctttttcgggatggcgcgcagctccgccgtcgtcgcagccatgatgtcctctcttgtctcaaatcgggttccttttaatggtattttaagttttgggaagagccagaagtcgcaaggggccatgtcaggtgagtaaggtgcctgttgaaccaccggagtctggtttttggtcaaataagtctgaattaaatgagaggaatgagctggcgcgttgtcgtggtggaggcgccaatttcctctggcccacaactccggtctcttgcgccgcacaccatcacgtagacgacggaggacatccctataATACtcttttgttattgtttgaccctgtggagcgtactcgtggtgtaccacaccacgggagtcaaaaaaaacagtcagcattacctttgtcttgctgcgcacttggcgcgccttcttcggtcttggcgacgtggaatgcttccactgtgacgactggaatttcgtttccggatcgtacccatacacccaggactcatctccggtgattatagtgtccataaagctgggatcagtgtgaatggagtccagcatgtcctgtgagacttcaacacgatgttgcttttgctccgccgtcagcaactttggcacgaacttcgccgccactcgtttcatgcccagatcttccgtcacgatggaatgtgccgaagtcctgttaatgtccacttcctgtgcaatttctcggacggtcacacgacgatcccgcataaccacagcgtgcactttagaaacgatctcgtcatttcggctcgttgatggccgaccggagcgcggctcgtcctccaccgttacgcgcccgtctttaaaccggttgtaccactccttaatccgtgtgatgctcatggcttcatctccaaAAGCCGTGTGGATTTTCCGAATagtttctgcctggctgtcgccaagtttctggcagaacttaatgcagtagcgctgctccaagcgttcggccattttctctcaggaaaaaaatccgacgaggggggtggagcgctcctcccacaagccgtgctcacaggcgaatgacgtcaccgacaggcatggaaaaactcacgcatgcgcacgagggttcaaccttgtgtgatgcaatcgcacgtgattcaaatccatataatttttaaaaaaaataaaatggaccgttactttattgacagacctcgtatacatatcaaatcgcatcgaatcgggaacagggatgaatcgtatcgcatcgtatcgtcagtatcatcatgtatcgctatatgtaccgtatcgctggtagtgtatcgaatcgttgtcagtgatgagattcatatGCCAACACCAACTTTTCCCTAACATTTGCCTTAACCTCACAGAAACCTATGTTAAATTCTGTGACAAATTTTGCAACCAGCCCTTCACTACTCAAGTATTTGAAAACCTATATGCTGTTCCCACACATGATCTGTGACAGAAAGCACACACACCAGGTCACCAGGTCCTGCAGGCTTGGATGAGCTGATGATCTGACATCTGGTCAGCAGCTGCTTTAACTTCTCCTTTTCTCCACTCTTGCCCAACCGCTCCCTCTGGGGAGCGCCGCATTCTACACCACTCTGCTATTATCCGTCTACTCGGCCCCACCCGCCCGAGGAACGCCCTCACGGTCATTCCAAGTCCTAAATCTGGAACAGCTAAATTATACAGGAGAGACATTTTCGGGATGAGATTAAAAATGCCTGAATCCATCGTTTCTTTCTCTCATAGGTCTGCTGATCTTTCCACTTTCCTGAAGGATAAAGGAAGCACAATGATGCCTCATGACTGCCTGGCTGGTGCTGCAGTAGACTTTTTTGGCAGCATGCTGCTGAGATGTAAACCGCTGATCAGCCCTGATGCATGCAGATGGCATTAGAAGAAATGAGAGAGAGAAGAAGAAACAGTGAGCTTTCACCTCAGTCATGATAATGATGGCCTGAGGCGCTTCCCTCTGACTGTGTGCTTGCATGTGTTCATATTGTGTCTTAAGTGTCGTGAGTTGTGGTTTCACATGAGTGACTCACCACCCTGGATAGTATTGCATCCTCATGACAGTTGAGAATAAGCAAGAGATTAACACCATGAAACCACTGAACTCTGTAAACAGGAGTTTTACTCTTATTATGACACTCAAATTCTACAAACACCACAACATCAACTTCTATCCAACACAAAGGAACGAACAGCAAATACCTGAGTGGGATAAGATGGTGTTCCACCAATATGAAGACTTGGGTTCGATTGTGGATCATGATACCCATTTATGtcgttggacaagacacttcatctgcaatgTCTCAACCCACCCACCAGGCTGTAAATGTGTACCAgaattggttggggaagtaacttgcTTCGGACAGGCATCTATAGCTTCATGCcatgctatggaatctggaggTCAGCACTTGCACCACAGGGGTCTCAAGGCCTTAATAGGTCTTATTTCTTCTTCCACATCATGCCCACAAATATTTATGTGACTGAATTCAGCCCCTTTGGGCACAACAACTGGCACTTTGCGTTTCTGTTCATGCACCACAGATTGCCAAGAAAAGGTGCCAAATCTCTGCCAGTAATGATATGCCTTGGCTTTCAACAGAATTGCTGCATCCCATATGTACAGCTTTTTCTTTCCATCTTTATCAGAGCCCATCATGATTATGTGATCAtcattatgtgatttttttttcccagaacaAGTTTCACTCCTCCACTTGTCTCAGAGAGGTGTCAAGCCTTGACGTTGAGGGAGGCAATACAGTTCCACAGACCAGCATGAGGAACGACACTCTGAAGACACACCATCTGTCCCAGTTGCTTTAGTCTATATCTCACCCCGGGCTACACTGGACGTCTGCTTCTCCTGTCCAATAAATCTACACTCGCCCTAACGCTTAACTGTCCTTTTACGCTGGTGTGAGTAATGCTGCGCCGTGGTGCAGCCAGAGAGTAATTAAGTGCTAGCTCACCTGCCGCAGGGCAAGAAGAAAAAGATGTGACAGGGAGGGGGTAGGGGGTGACGTGCAAGTTGGGGATGGAAAGTTCCCGTGCAATGAGCCTGAAAGTTTTCTCCTTCTGCTCGTGTTTCAGGCAGTTGAGGCCTAAATGTAATGAAATGCATGGAAGCAAATTGAATGGGATGGAAAAAAAAGGTTACTCCACAATTAGTCCTCAAACCTCATCAAGAGCAAAGCATTAAAAGCCACACTAATCTTCCTGCAGTGAATTCTGGATTTGTTTAATCCAGAAACAGCAATATGAATCTTGCCTGGGCCGCAATATGCCCAAAGCATCATCATACGAGTGAGGCATCCATCCAAACAGACTTCCACTCACATACAAAAACAACACGTCTTGGGACTGTGCTCTTTGAAAAACAGGAAACAGTCTTTTCTAAAGTATACCCACAGACAGAACATATTTTTGCTGCTGGGAAGGAAAAGCAAGGAGGATTATGGGtcattggacttttttttttctcctcacatGACTTTTGTGCAGCATAACCGTGTGATACACTTCAAGAGGCCCCCTGGGGGTGCTGCGAGGGCAAAACAGGAAAAAGCCAAAGTACAACCATTTGTGCTGAAACTCGGCTCTCAATCACTGCTGTGACACAACAGAGACAAGACAAGACACAGCGACAAACTGGACCACAGAGACACTACAGGATGCAACCATAAAGTGCAGACATGAAACACTAAACTGTTCACATATTCTGACCTTTTCTTAAACTACAGAATGAATAAGTGTTGGCATATTAGTTATATGAAGgctgatccttttttttttttactcaacgTGATTGATGGGACACACAAACGTTGTGTCACAAAGTCCTACCTGTCAAGTACACGACCCCGCGGCAAAGTTGGCCACTGCACTTCTAATTGTCGAAGTCGGCCCTGTGCTAGTCGTCCTTCGAGGTCAAACAAGCTATGGAAGCAATTTTTCATTCCGCACCATTTCCAAGGATAGTTACAGAGGCTCAAGAGGGAACTTCATCAATCAGTCCTCCTATTGATTTCCTTTACCCCCAATGAACCAGGCTAATGTCTAATTTAGCAAGAAAAATGTACTTATCTCTATTATTAACTAAAGGTCACGAGTGACTTTTTTGTACACAGTAACAGGAGCATGTCACCGGCCAGTTAAACAGCCATCTTATGTCAGAAACAGGAAAAAATAGTTAAGAAAGCCACATGTCATCATCCAGGATAACTACACTGTAGTGCCTTTGAGCAAGACCTTGACTTGTTGGTACTGCTGCTGCTGTCGTAAtcaaaaaatatttaataaaaaaaaaatctggtgtgTTAACAGATTAGCACCAATCTATCTGTGCGCACCAGTGGTCAGCAGACAACAAAGCTCCTAGAGATGAATCGTGCAGGAGCAAGGTGAGCATTTGTATTCTTCCATGACTGGTGAAGGCAAGCAGGGTGTACTTGCATTGTGAACCCACTTATGTCAGGTGCGTCTTTATGTAAAGAAAGACACAGCACTGGATTTTAGTTATGGTTATGCAGCACGTTTCTACTACTACACAAGCATGATCTTGAGTCTTAAATGGTTTTGTTAGAGGAGGCTACACATCAAACCTTCAACCTACTGTGTGTGATCTTACCTCCGAGTGCACTACACCTGGAGGTGATCTCCCACAATACAAGAGCCATGGAATAAACATCAGCCTGCTTGAAAGATTCAATGTTTTCCAAGTTTATTCTGGACTCCAAGACTTCTGGGGCCATGTACCGGGCTGTACCCACCTGTGAAAATTAGACAAAAGGTTTCCATGAGCACTGAAAATCCTATAAATACCATACTGCATTGAGCGGTACAGGTAAGAGTAGCTGGTTTACTACAATGCTTTTAAGGCACTTGAAACAAACAGGAGGTGTTGACTTGAGAGTATCTGGCCGAGTGACTATCTCTGCAGTATCTGGTATTTACCTCCATTATTCAAATGATGGGAGGTATTTTTGTGCTGTAACAAAATGTCATATCGCATTTACTGGAATCAAAACATCTCTGATATGTAACATAATTGGAAAAACAAACGTAACTCAAAACCCAACAATAAATTCCTTGTCTTTTGATAATTACCACTTTGGGAAATGTGTTCGCTGGCATTTCCTTCAGATGCATCAAGGGCTTTGTAATGTGTTAGGTGCACGAACCAGCAAAGGTTGAGGCCTTTTTATAAAGACTCATTTTCATAACACAGTCTGAAATGACTCAGGCCTATTACATCAGCATAATAACTTCATTAAGAATCAATCAAGCCTGTTTGTCTTGTGACTACAAGAAAACAACACTCATGGCTCCATTTCTGACAGCATTATCCATCTGAGGCTAAGAGATAATCAGTTCCAAACGTTTAGCGATGGTGTCCCTGACTGATGAGGATAAGAAATGAAAAGCTTGATTTATAACTCTCATGTTTTCAGGCTTTGGAGAATTATACGCTAGTGTTAAAAGCACAGGAGCAAGAGGATTAGAGCCAAAGTGAAAGCACATAAAAACACATTTAGGATTTCACTGCTTCACCTGCCCACTGTTGGCGAGCTCATCCACGGACAGAGAGTTGTCCAGACGTAATGCGAGGCCAAAGTCGCAAAGGCAGCAGGTTAGGTCACCTTTCACTAGGATGTTGGAGCTCTTGATATCTCTGTGCGCTATCGGCACCTTGTAGCGACTGCAGGGGGTGTGGTCACTGTGAAGGTGTGCCACACCCCGGGCCAGTGAACCCCCTAGCAGCCACAGGTCATGCCAGCTGACAACCTGGTGCGTCAGGTATTCTTGGAGGTTCCCTCTTGGTTGGTAGGCAGTGATCAGCCAGTACTGCTTCTGCAGCTTCCGTTCCTCTGCGGTCAGGAAGTGAAGCACATTTTCatgtctcaaatctgcatctgagAAGACATCTTTCTCATTCTTCCAGGAGGCGTACTCCTCATACAGGAAAATCTTGACGGCAACTGTTTCAAAGCCCTCCTCTCCGCTGACCAATGAGCCTTGCTTCAGCTTTGCCTTATAAACCTCAGCAAAGCGCCCTTTTCCAACTTGTACATCCAGTTCAATTGGCAGCAGCTCCGTGTTGTGGTTCACGTTGTTAGCATGTGTGGAGCTGCTCTCTGAACACTTGTCATCTATCATGATGGCGTGAGAGTCACTAAAATCCAGCGGGGGTCCCTTCTTGCACTTGGAACTGGCTTGGCGCTGCCGGTAGACCCGATAGCAGTAGAAGGAAGTGATGACCACAACAGCCAGAACCAGGAGAGGAACCAGGCTCACAAGGATAACCGCCACCACCTGGGAGTCCATTGAGTCTGAGGGCCCAAAAAAAAAGGCTGAATGAGCATATGAAGCAATAAATACATAGATGTTAGACTTCACTGAACACATTTGGCTGCACAAGCGCATACTGCAAGTGCATTTGAGGCATGCCCAACTCTACGTAGCTATTTTTCATAATCAGAGCACAAAGTAAGGTACAGGACGCAAAGAGATTGTAATCAGTTATGAATTAGTCATGATGTGTTTTCGGCATAACTTGTTGTAGGTGTTTGCACAAGCAGTCCAGCATTATGGGTCTTCAGCtgattcagaatgctgctgccagacttttgacacaaagcaaaagtttgaacatatcacacccattttgacatctttacagtggctccctgtctctgtgagagcagattttaagattttgttattgacttataaagttgttcatggacttgcgccgtcttatctggccgatctggtgaaaccctacgtgccggctgggctttgcagtcgcaggatgtgggactaCTCTGTGCTCCCACGGTGAagaagtcagtgggtcaaagagctttttgttATCGTGCACCCGTTCTGTGGAACACTCTTCCTGCAaccatgaggcagtcagagtccgtggacatttttaagtcaagacttaaaacctatttttattgtctttcttatgaatagtttttagttttttctgttttattcttttacttctgtttttaattatgtttttgaacttttttatttatttattttaatttttatgttgaactgttctgtgtgaggcgccttgagatggcttttgttgtgatttggcgctttataagctgattaaattgaaaattgaaattgaacctgTATACTACACTGTATGAATATCTGGCAACTGTAGACCATGTTTTTGGAGGTCTATGTCTCAATCCCTTTCTGTTGCATCACGATAAAGTAAAACCACtgcgcctgaccacacctcattttaagatcAGCACAACAATGTAGCGCAGGTATCTCCGTGGGACACGTGTCAGACGACCAACCTGGGTTCGATTGGCAGTCATgctacctgtgtccttggacaaaacatttCCTCTCCATTGTCCCAGTCAACCATAAATGGATACCAATTTTGGTTGGAGATGTATGTAACTTGTGGTAAACTGGTGTTACATCCAGGGGGCGTTGCAGACTCTCATCCATATCACTCTATGGAATCCGGTTATACGCACTGGCAAcatgggcctcagggtctatgAAGAACTTACAACCATCTGCACACACGAGTGCAAGTCCCTAGTGAAAGAACTTGAGCGGTGGGCTTGAAAACAACAACTGCTTTGGTTGTACACTAGGAAGTTGCACTGTAGACTGCTTTGGGGTGGGTGGAAGACAGAGCACTAACTGTTTCTGACTGAACTAAGAGAGGGAGAGTAAGATGGAGATAGCCGTGAGAGAGAGCTTCACAGAGATTCACAAAAACCTCTCAAGTGGTTTTGCTGAAGCTGAGAGCTCAACTCTCTATGTATCATTACACAGGGTGTCTTCGATATGCATGCACAGTAGTGACTCAGAGGAACTCTGAGGAAACATCACTATTTGATGCACTGAGAATCGGACCAGACTGGGCCAAATGGAGGAGGAGTGGGGTCTTAAGTCTCAGATTTCGCTTGTTCcacttgtgcttttttttttaatgaagcctATATAAACATCACTTGTTTTCCATAACTAAAAGCAACATGATTCAAATTATGTCTGAGCAGACTGTATCACATATTGCTAAGGGTAAGGCAGTATTCTCAAAACAGAGGAACCTGACCATTCCCACTGGACTGTCTATAAGAATCACAATGCTAAAGTTAGCATCTGGTCAGTATAAGCAACCCTGTTCCAAACCACAACCCAGTCAACCACATGTGGTGTCTCATTATAGTTTATGTCTGATTCTCATATTTTAAGAGGCGGTGTGTCTGGGTGATCAGCTAAGGCTTTGGCAACCAGAAGTTTATTCTCGTGTTGTGTTTATAGCACTAATTTTGGAGCTACAGCGATAAAACAAGACGTATAAATATACCCCTGGACACAACATACTAAAAGAGTGAAACCAATACAACAGCTGAAAATAGAACGACTACACAGCTTTGCGACAGACATTACCAACTTTTAGAAAATCCTATTTTTTTAAGAATGGGTAAAGCTTGTGGTTGACGTTCCAGGGAAGGGTTCACAAGTCCGAAGGTTCACTAGTCTGAAGGCTCACTcgtttgtctgtgcatatgtaCTCCAAATTAAGCCAAACATTGCAATTCACAGAGTCACCCACAAATGTTGGATAATTGCCATTTGAATTAAATGCCAATGTCTTAATTATGGAATATTCAGTACGACATTTACACTGTACGGCGCATCTTTATAACCAGCG is a genomic window containing:
- the LOC117502009 gene encoding TGF-beta receptor type-2-like — encoded protein: MELLRFSAFCWCRNVLFTCFLLQQAECIRAMIKLPVLCKFCDEQLTSCTGTGSCKVECDITAICPHMNEVCVSIWKKTDHNVTIDTVCHNPAHKFHGLLLEDYNNSKCEMKERRGMGAQFFICSCSEEECNEQVFFPSYSMDSQVVAVILVSLVPLLVLAVVVITSFYCYRVYRQRQASSKCKKGPPLDFSDSHAIMIDDKCSESSSTHANNVNHNTELLPIELDVQVGKGRFAEVYKAKLKQGSLVSGEEGFETVAVKIFLYEEYASWKNEKDVFSDADLRHENVLHFLTAEERKLQKQYWLITAYQPRGNLQEYLTHQVVSWHDLWLLGGSLARGVAHLHSDHTPCSRYKVPIAHRDIKSSNILVKGDLTCCLCDFGLALRLDNSLSVDELANSGQVGTARYMAPEVLESRINLENIESFKQADVYSMALVLWEITSRCSALGEVKEYEPPFGNLREHPCVESMKDSVLRDRGRPEIPNSWINHMGIQLVCGTIVECWDHDPEARLTAQCVAERFSDMEHKLSGRCDSEEKIPDEISMVDEK